A single Lancefieldella parvula DSM 20469 DNA region contains:
- the aroA gene encoding 3-phosphoshikimate 1-carboxyvinyltransferase, whose product MDISITPHDLFGTVEAISSKSYAHRALICASLANGTTNITCPYISEDIQVTVDCLKALGTTIARTKQGFRVVPAKEANRPQNIQLNCKESGTTFRFILPLLGALNISATISAEGRLFSRPLEPLISELSSHGMSFTWLDEKFLEVSGQLDGGSFEMPGNISSQFISGLLLSLPLLNKPSTIQITGPIQSKDYLAITEHVMTDFDITTPFEVNSATYTIEAQHYVCPGVYSIEGDWSNAAPWLVAGAIGQGVEVTGLSMQSTQGDKAILAALSLVGARVSRQQKGAASMMDHLRPFSISISEVCDLAPVLAALAAFIPGTSKLTDIQRLRLKESNRVQSICTTLKAFGVTVELSEDQTELVITGGKQPTSCIVDSYNDHRIVMMSAILASYATGPVVITHAEAINKSYPLFFEHFKQLGGICHSMES is encoded by the coding sequence ATGGATATTTCAATAACTCCTCATGATTTGTTTGGAACGGTAGAGGCCATTTCTTCCAAATCATACGCTCATCGCGCGCTCATCTGCGCTTCGTTAGCAAACGGCACCACTAACATTACATGTCCCTACATCTCAGAGGACATTCAAGTAACTGTTGATTGTCTTAAAGCTTTGGGCACAACTATTGCTAGAACTAAACAGGGATTTAGAGTTGTCCCTGCAAAAGAGGCAAACCGTCCTCAAAATATTCAGCTTAACTGCAAAGAATCTGGTACCACGTTCAGGTTTATACTCCCCCTTCTTGGAGCGCTTAATATAAGTGCCACAATTTCTGCAGAAGGAAGACTCTTCTCAAGACCTCTTGAACCTCTTATCTCAGAGCTCTCTTCCCATGGTATGTCTTTTACTTGGTTAGACGAAAAATTCCTTGAGGTTTCTGGCCAGCTTGATGGTGGTTCGTTTGAGATGCCGGGAAATATTTCTTCCCAGTTTATTTCTGGACTCTTGCTGTCATTACCCTTATTGAATAAACCTTCAACTATCCAAATTACAGGACCCATTCAATCAAAAGACTATCTAGCTATTACTGAGCATGTTATGACAGACTTTGACATTACTACCCCGTTTGAAGTAAACAGTGCCACCTATACCATTGAGGCTCAACACTATGTCTGTCCAGGCGTTTATTCAATTGAAGGAGATTGGTCAAATGCTGCTCCTTGGCTTGTTGCGGGAGCCATTGGTCAAGGTGTAGAGGTCACAGGACTCTCCATGCAAAGTACCCAAGGAGACAAAGCTATTTTAGCCGCGCTCTCTCTTGTGGGCGCACGTGTTTCTCGCCAGCAAAAAGGTGCTGCAAGCATGATGGATCACTTAAGGCCATTTTCCATCTCTATCTCTGAAGTATGCGACCTCGCTCCGGTACTTGCTGCGCTAGCAGCGTTTATCCCTGGAACAAGCAAGCTCACTGATATTCAGCGCCTGCGTCTTAAAGAGTCCAATCGTGTTCAAAGTATCTGCACCACACTTAAAGCATTTGGTGTGACTGTTGAGCTCTCTGAAGATCAAACGGAGCTTGTTATCACTGGAGGAAAACAGCCCACGAGCTGTATCGTAGACTCATATAATGATCATCGCATTGTCATGATGTCCGCTATTTTGGCTTCGTATGCAACTGGTCCTGTTGTCATCACCCATGCCGAGGCAATCAATAAATCGTATCCACTTTTCTTTGAGCACTTTAAGCAGCTTGGTGGCATCTGTCACAGTATGGAGTCATAA
- a CDS encoding bifunctional 4-hydroxy-2-oxoglutarate aldolase/2-dehydro-3-deoxy-phosphogluconate aldolase: MNKPFSSVTQVLRGYTYNQVKAVVEVLVDSPVHNVEVTMNTPEAALLIQKLSSEYGSNINIGAGTVLTLEELKVAYRAGATFVLAPTLLSEEMFDYCKEHEILSVPGAFTPTEIAHAFALGADVVKVFPANEVSYSYAKKVCEPLGNLPLMAVGGVTTENIAEVFAGGYSYVGTANGIFNKNDILAEDKTALRQSVRKLTEELERLVR; the protein is encoded by the coding sequence GTGAATAAGCCTTTTAGCTCCGTAACTCAGGTTTTACGTGGCTATACATATAATCAGGTTAAGGCTGTAGTTGAGGTTCTTGTTGATTCTCCTGTACATAACGTTGAAGTAACCATGAACACGCCAGAAGCCGCTTTGTTGATTCAGAAACTGTCGAGTGAATATGGTTCTAACATCAATATTGGCGCTGGTACCGTACTTACCCTTGAAGAATTGAAGGTTGCCTACAGAGCAGGTGCTACTTTTGTTTTAGCGCCAACGCTGCTTTCTGAAGAAATGTTTGACTACTGCAAGGAGCATGAGATCTTGAGTGTTCCTGGAGCGTTTACACCAACAGAGATTGCTCATGCATTTGCCCTTGGCGCAGACGTTGTCAAAGTGTTTCCAGCTAATGAGGTTAGCTACAGCTATGCTAAGAAGGTATGTGAGCCCCTAGGAAACTTGCCACTTATGGCAGTTGGCGGCGTCACAACAGAGAATATTGCCGAAGTATTTGCTGGTGGATATTCCTATGTGGGAACCGCTAATGGCATTTTCAACAAAAACGATATTCTGGCTGAAGATAAGACTGCATTGAGACAGTCGGTACGCAAACTCACAGAAGAGCTGGAGCGCCTTGTACGTTAG
- the aroB gene encoding 3-dehydroquinate synthase: MNTISVDLTSDSYQIYVGDCLLSQTGKLIHSCTSGSKIIVITHSDLQDLYGAKLLASLETAGYSVTTATVPAGEHAKSFELYQKLINTLAENHFTREDIVIALGGGVIGDLAGFVAATYMRGCSLIHIPTSLLAMIDSSIGGKTAINLPFGKNLVGAFYNPRAVIVDLELLNSIPVSLLQDSCGELIKYGVLSGRELFNKIALARNPMQVIDEAYRKELIQACIEIKKSTIETDFKETGLRKLLNLGHTLGHAVETLSNFELGHGSCVAAGTVMMAKACAKLNLCSYEDAESIAKLTQSYALPTSTLFDVEELYNAALYDKKSHADSIDVALIYGIGDVRIKRKSFAELKQLIELAKED; encoded by the coding sequence ATGAATACTATTTCTGTTGACCTTACATCTGACTCATATCAAATCTATGTAGGAGATTGCCTACTTTCACAAACCGGCAAGCTCATTCATTCATGCACATCAGGTTCAAAAATTATCGTTATCACTCATTCAGATTTGCAAGACCTCTACGGCGCAAAGCTTCTCGCCTCTTTAGAGACAGCCGGTTACTCTGTCACAACTGCAACAGTACCCGCAGGTGAACACGCAAAATCATTTGAGTTATATCAAAAACTGATTAATACCCTTGCAGAAAATCATTTTACGCGAGAAGACATTGTTATAGCTCTTGGCGGAGGTGTTATTGGCGACCTCGCAGGATTTGTTGCAGCTACCTACATGCGCGGCTGCTCGCTCATCCACATTCCCACCTCACTTTTGGCGATGATCGACTCCTCGATTGGTGGAAAAACCGCCATTAACCTACCATTTGGCAAAAACCTAGTTGGAGCCTTCTATAACCCGAGGGCGGTCATTGTTGACCTTGAGCTACTGAACTCCATTCCAGTATCTCTTTTGCAGGATAGCTGCGGCGAACTTATTAAATACGGTGTTCTTTCTGGACGGGAGCTCTTCAATAAAATCGCTTTGGCGAGAAACCCAATGCAGGTCATCGATGAAGCCTACAGAAAAGAACTCATTCAAGCGTGCATAGAAATAAAGAAATCAACTATTGAAACAGACTTTAAAGAAACAGGATTAAGAAAATTACTTAACCTTGGCCACACACTTGGTCATGCTGTTGAAACGCTCAGCAACTTTGAGCTTGGACATGGCTCTTGTGTTGCCGCAGGAACCGTTATGATGGCAAAGGCCTGCGCCAAACTTAATCTTTGTTCTTATGAAGATGCTGAGAGTATCGCTAAGCTTACGCAGTCTTATGCGCTTCCTACCAGCACCTTATTTGATGTAGAAGAGCTTTATAACGCAGCACTTTATGATAAGAAAAGCCACGCGGATTCAATTGATGTAGCGCTTATCTACGGTATTGGTGATGTACGCATTAAACGCAAGTCATTTGCAGAACTTAAACAACTTATTGAGCTTGCAAAGGAAGACTAA
- a CDS encoding HAD-IC family P-type ATPase — MSLQGTEGKIGARSDEAYVGLTSKEVAERVSAGKVNTNTDVKTKSIAQIIAEHSFTLFNIVNVLMALLVVVTGQYRNALFMSVVLANLVIGIVQEIRAKRMIDRLSLMTAQSVCVIRDGKDAFIKPDELVVDDFVRLKTGDQIPADSILVSEHVSVDESLLTGEAEPVQKITGDELLSGSFVERGSLVCKVYRVGQEGYAARINAEAKFVKEINSEILSTIKSIIRAGSIALIPLGIGLFVRTYFIGHADLNEALLSMIAAVIGMIPQGLVLLTSSVLAIATIRLGQKNVLVQQQYCIETLARVDTLCLDKTGTITTGNMEVARVLDASFKPITEASGALQAAVNVVGANKDDANDTAAAILAYASKQGIQSKHSSRVVAFSSKRKYSGCVTEDGQAFVIGAAQFVLGPEAADVIAASDAFASIERVLVACSVDSFDQNDALQGTPQLLGYVVLRDQIRETAPQTITYFLEQGVDLRVISGDDPRTVSAIAKRAGVPHADGWVDATTLHTEADIAAAVEKYHVFGRVTPEQKRELVIALQNLGHTVAMTGDGVNDILALRQSDCSISVASGSAAARNVAEIVLADNDFAHMPEVVAEGRRSINNLQRSAALILVKTVYTAALALYCIIAPPYPFIPVQMSLLSFATVGLPSFVLALEPNHDRVKGNFLINILRKSLPASIAVTITLAFLMTAGHLFNLNLSQVSTMALITTATVGFALLRRISLPLTKLRVVLLLVCIAIVVGGCTVAQDFFRIAPLTAHILPYLAICLVVSVIIFNRISERYIHNYKKDRFFDLVVRLMGGKSTYSSSADIND; from the coding sequence ATGTCATTGCAAGGTACTGAGGGTAAGATAGGCGCGCGTTCTGATGAAGCGTACGTAGGTCTGACATCAAAAGAAGTTGCTGAAAGAGTTTCTGCAGGTAAAGTCAATACTAATACAGACGTAAAAACCAAATCTATTGCTCAGATTATTGCGGAGCATAGTTTTACGCTCTTCAATATAGTTAATGTTTTGATGGCTCTGCTTGTTGTTGTTACAGGACAGTACAGAAATGCACTGTTCATGAGCGTAGTCCTTGCAAATCTGGTCATTGGCATTGTGCAAGAGATTCGCGCAAAACGCATGATTGACCGACTGTCTCTTATGACAGCTCAGAGTGTTTGTGTAATTCGTGACGGAAAAGACGCGTTTATTAAACCAGATGAGCTTGTTGTTGATGATTTTGTCCGCTTAAAAACGGGTGATCAAATTCCTGCCGACAGTATTCTTGTGTCAGAGCACGTAAGCGTTGATGAAAGTTTACTTACCGGCGAGGCAGAGCCAGTACAAAAGATTACAGGAGACGAGCTTCTTTCTGGCAGTTTTGTCGAGAGAGGCAGTCTTGTTTGTAAAGTTTACCGTGTAGGTCAAGAAGGCTATGCGGCGCGTATTAACGCAGAAGCAAAATTTGTTAAAGAAATTAACTCAGAGATTCTTTCTACAATTAAGTCAATTATCCGTGCGGGTTCCATTGCGCTGATTCCGTTGGGAATTGGTCTTTTTGTCCGCACATATTTCATTGGGCACGCTGATTTAAACGAAGCGCTTCTTTCTATGATTGCTGCTGTTATTGGCATGATTCCACAAGGACTCGTCCTTCTCACCAGCTCGGTACTTGCTATTGCAACTATTAGGCTCGGTCAGAAAAACGTTCTGGTTCAGCAGCAATACTGTATTGAGACGTTGGCGCGTGTAGATACTCTCTGCTTGGACAAGACGGGCACTATTACCACGGGAAACATGGAGGTTGCACGAGTCCTGGATGCTTCATTTAAGCCAATCACTGAGGCTTCGGGTGCTCTGCAAGCGGCTGTGAACGTTGTCGGCGCAAACAAAGATGACGCCAACGATACGGCTGCAGCAATCCTTGCATATGCATCTAAGCAGGGGATTCAAAGCAAACACTCTTCTCGCGTTGTGGCGTTTTCTTCCAAGAGAAAGTACTCTGGTTGCGTTACTGAGGACGGGCAGGCGTTTGTTATTGGCGCCGCACAGTTTGTGCTTGGTCCCGAAGCAGCAGATGTTATAGCGGCGTCCGATGCCTTTGCGTCTATTGAACGCGTGCTGGTTGCTTGTAGTGTTGACTCATTTGATCAGAACGATGCGCTACAAGGAACTCCTCAGCTTTTGGGTTATGTGGTGCTCAGAGATCAGATTAGAGAGACCGCTCCACAGACCATTACATACTTCCTTGAGCAAGGTGTTGACCTGCGCGTTATTTCGGGCGATGATCCTCGTACCGTCTCAGCTATTGCTAAACGTGCGGGAGTTCCACATGCCGATGGTTGGGTAGACGCAACTACATTACACACAGAGGCAGATATTGCAGCTGCTGTAGAGAAGTACCACGTGTTTGGACGCGTTACACCAGAACAGAAGCGTGAGCTTGTTATTGCGCTTCAGAATCTTGGTCACACAGTTGCCATGACCGGTGACGGCGTGAATGACATCTTAGCCCTCAGACAATCAGATTGCTCTATTTCTGTTGCCTCTGGTTCCGCTGCAGCTAGAAACGTTGCAGAGATTGTCCTGGCAGACAACGATTTTGCTCACATGCCAGAAGTTGTTGCTGAGGGAAGGCGCTCTATTAATAACCTTCAGCGATCCGCTGCACTTATTCTTGTGAAGACGGTTTATACTGCAGCTCTGGCGCTGTATTGCATCATTGCACCGCCGTATCCCTTTATTCCAGTTCAGATGTCGCTACTTTCGTTTGCCACTGTTGGACTGCCATCATTTGTGTTGGCACTTGAGCCTAATCACGACCGTGTAAAGGGTAACTTTTTGATCAATATTTTGCGCAAGTCGCTTCCAGCTTCTATTGCTGTGACCATTACCCTTGCGTTTCTTATGACTGCGGGTCATCTGTTTAATTTGAATCTTTCTCAGGTGTCTACGATGGCGCTTATCACCACCGCAACAGTTGGTTTTGCACTGCTCAGAAGAATTTCTTTGCCACTTACTAAGCTTCGCGTTGTACTTCTTCTTGTGTGCATTGCTATTGTTGTCGGCGGATGCACTGTGGCGCAAGACTTCTTCCGTATTGCGCCTCTAACCGCACACATCTTGCCGTACTTGGCAATTTGTTTGGTGGTTTCCGTTATCATTTTCAATAGAATTTCCGAACGTTACATCCATAACTATAAAAAGGACAGATTCTTTGATTTGGTTGTGAGATTAATGGGAGGAAAGTCAACTTATAGCTCTTCTGCTGATATAAACGATTAA
- a CDS encoding zinc ribbon domain-containing protein — MRCPNCGSEVDEGALTCPHCQIDLSLTQRIPVAQAHWCPHCGALVPAAAESCPKCGLPLPQAVPATRPARAIRPTRDIKLPEIDAAPVSGEKTNSLVDAGHDAVSFASADSTSLQQTPTDNADPDATSAFASVNRRPAPRFESAIPSEPSRENLPEAEGIPRTRVILLSALLVTSLVVAAIFILTHPWDPQATDNRAKVEAPVSSTPTTTPVAHLTGQDTSGTQQNTSSDAVFDALNSDYQKLGDLSKRLDDNEKTFDQVAITGSDQERSDGQQEAEQISLDISNVISDLSSLDDSNGNYRQSIENLTKLGNWLRNRSDALSEGWKRSVASSNPSQDKEKILAPVDNIRDSSGSSSYQKLFDENYVNWKPQKQ, encoded by the coding sequence ATGCGTTGTCCAAACTGTGGATCTGAGGTCGATGAAGGTGCTTTAACCTGCCCTCATTGTCAAATTGATCTAAGTTTGACTCAAAGAATTCCTGTTGCTCAAGCTCATTGGTGCCCTCATTGTGGCGCTTTAGTGCCCGCTGCTGCAGAAAGTTGCCCAAAGTGCGGTCTTCCTCTGCCACAGGCGGTGCCTGCCACTCGTCCAGCTCGAGCCATCAGGCCTACGCGCGATATTAAGCTCCCAGAGATTGACGCAGCTCCAGTGTCTGGCGAGAAGACCAATTCACTCGTAGACGCTGGGCACGATGCAGTATCTTTTGCTTCGGCAGATTCTACATCCTTGCAACAAACGCCAACTGACAATGCTGACCCAGATGCCACTAGCGCGTTTGCCTCGGTAAACCGCAGGCCGGCTCCTCGTTTTGAATCTGCAATTCCTTCCGAACCTTCAAGAGAAAATCTTCCTGAGGCAGAAGGAATCCCTCGTACACGTGTTATTCTGCTCTCGGCGCTTCTTGTCACATCACTGGTGGTTGCTGCTATTTTTATCCTTACACATCCATGGGATCCTCAGGCAACTGATAATCGCGCAAAAGTCGAAGCACCGGTTTCATCTACTCCTACCACCACTCCTGTTGCACACCTAACGGGTCAAGACACCAGTGGTACTCAGCAAAATACAAGTTCGGATGCTGTTTTTGACGCGCTTAATAGTGATTATCAGAAGCTAGGAGACCTCTCAAAACGCCTTGATGATAACGAGAAAACCTTTGATCAGGTTGCCATTACTGGCTCTGATCAAGAGCGCTCTGATGGTCAGCAAGAAGCAGAGCAGATTTCGCTGGATATTAGCAATGTCATCTCTGACCTATCTAGTCTTGACGACTCCAACGGGAACTATCGTCAGTCTATTGAAAATCTCACCAAGCTTGGTAACTGGCTTCGTAACCGTTCTGATGCTTTGAGCGAGGGATGGAAGCGCTCAGTTGCTTCTTCTAATCCTTCTCAGGACAAAGAGAAAATATTGGCACCAGTCGATAACATTCGTGACTCTAGCGGTTCCAGCTCATACCAGAAACTTTTTGATGAAAATTACGTGAATTGGAAGCCACAAAAGCAGTAA
- a CDS encoding peptidylprolyl isomerase, translated as MFGLDPLYTPERQVTGTEVAVFDTNKGIIKVQLDGKGAPIHVANFCELAESGFYDNTKFHRLVPGFVVQGGDPNTREMSVEDVVLGNPGPDGIPGTGGPGYRIKEEFSSNPNNSHVDGALAMARSQDPNSAGSQFYFCLGPQHGLDSGYTVFGTTIEGMDVISQLKIGDVINSIRIENA; from the coding sequence ATGTTTGGACTTGATCCATTGTATACACCAGAGCGCCAGGTAACTGGTACTGAGGTAGCTGTTTTTGATACCAACAAGGGAATCATTAAGGTTCAGCTTGATGGTAAGGGTGCACCTATTCATGTAGCAAACTTCTGCGAGCTTGCAGAGTCTGGCTTCTACGACAATACCAAGTTTCACCGTCTTGTCCCTGGCTTTGTTGTTCAGGGTGGAGATCCTAATACTCGTGAGATGAGTGTTGAGGATGTTGTGCTTGGTAATCCTGGTCCCGATGGAATTCCTGGTACTGGTGGTCCTGGTTATCGCATCAAAGAAGAGTTCAGTTCCAATCCTAACAACTCCCACGTTGATGGTGCTCTTGCTATGGCTCGCTCTCAGGATCCAAACTCTGCAGGTTCGCAGTTTTATTTCTGCCTTGGTCCACAGCATGGCTTGGATTCTGGGTACACCGTATTTGGCACAACTATCGAAGGAATGGATGTCATCTCCCAGTTAAAGATTGGTGATGTCATTAATTCCATTAGAATTGAAAACGCTTAA
- a CDS encoding tetratricopeptide repeat protein yields the protein MNQQAFELGKSAYDQGDWFVAISQLDMAKEPGEVNGQIDHLLGNAYMKLGQFDSAASAYQSALADASYGKVGALSTNQGRALLAAGRVQEAIASLTNAVQDVSYATPYKAQLALGSAYEKIGDVRNAGIAYRNAAVDEKNPNPSSALCSLGACFMGLNRPVDAVEAYRTALDFANPLENSNKIYADLGLAYVAANRMSEAVDAFTHATTDGTFALSDQQQSAFDAARKAITAMSSGKPSETDAFLQAAGYGSYDPLDPTGMSGELIPSAEDTGFFQITEQEIIEQDKKDKKIRRKHRHTGLKVFITILILLILAVAGAGYAYYRGYGWPTQQSVVQDIFNAKAQGTDIGRYVSSSVSSTTLQQISNSLPSSSTVTINGVDQSMTHSTVNASVSLSNGGNVDYTIELVRDGIGWKVASVTTSYVSQNNQNSGTTSGTNSSNTGTTSGTNGSNSSNSSNSSSNSSKSGN from the coding sequence GTGAATCAACAGGCATTTGAGTTAGGTAAATCTGCATATGATCAGGGCGACTGGTTTGTAGCTATCAGCCAGCTTGATATGGCTAAAGAGCCAGGTGAGGTAAACGGTCAGATTGACCATCTTCTTGGCAATGCTTACATGAAGCTTGGACAGTTTGATTCTGCCGCTTCTGCGTATCAGTCCGCACTTGCCGATGCATCATACGGCAAGGTTGGCGCTCTTTCTACTAATCAGGGTCGTGCTCTTCTAGCTGCTGGTAGGGTACAGGAGGCAATTGCTTCTCTCACTAACGCTGTTCAGGATGTCTCTTATGCAACTCCTTACAAGGCACAGCTTGCCCTTGGCTCTGCTTACGAGAAAATTGGTGATGTTCGCAACGCTGGTATTGCTTACAGAAACGCTGCAGTAGACGAGAAGAACCCTAATCCTTCATCTGCTCTTTGTAGTCTTGGCGCATGCTTTATGGGTCTGAACAGACCTGTTGATGCAGTTGAGGCATATCGCACTGCTCTTGATTTTGCTAATCCTTTAGAGAACTCTAATAAGATTTACGCAGATCTTGGCCTTGCTTACGTTGCAGCTAATCGTATGTCTGAGGCAGTTGATGCTTTTACGCACGCTACTACAGATGGTACCTTTGCCTTGTCTGATCAGCAGCAGTCTGCTTTTGATGCTGCTCGTAAGGCTATTACCGCAATGAGTTCTGGCAAACCATCTGAGACTGATGCTTTCCTTCAGGCAGCTGGTTATGGCTCCTACGATCCACTTGATCCTACTGGTATGTCTGGTGAGCTCATTCCTTCCGCAGAAGACACTGGTTTCTTCCAAATTACTGAGCAGGAGATTATTGAGCAGGACAAGAAGGACAAAAAGATTAGGCGTAAGCACCGTCACACTGGACTTAAGGTTTTCATTACCATTCTTATTTTACTTATCCTGGCAGTTGCTGGTGCTGGTTATGCTTATTATCGTGGCTATGGATGGCCAACCCAGCAGTCTGTTGTTCAAGATATTTTCAATGCTAAGGCACAGGGTACCGATATTGGTCGCTATGTCTCTAGTTCTGTTTCTAGCACTACGCTCCAGCAGATTTCTAACAGCCTGCCATCAAGTTCTACTGTTACCATCAACGGTGTTGACCAGAGTATGACTCATTCAACGGTAAACGCTTCTGTCAGTCTTTCTAATGGCGGAAACGTTGACTATACCATTGAACTTGTTCGTGATGGTATTGGTTGGAAGGTTGCAAGCGTAACCACTTCATATGTAAGCCAGAATAATCAGAACTCCGGTACAACTTCTGGTACCAACAGTTCTAATACAGGAACTACCTCTGGAACTAATGGATCTAACTCTTCAAATTCCTCTAATAGTTCCTCCAACTCTTCAAAGTCTGGCAACTAA
- a CDS encoding rod shape-determining protein: MSIFDSLFGEYGGDLAIDLGTANTLVAVRGQGIVINEPSVVAIDKSESRVLAVGADAKRMIGRTPGSIIAERPLKDGVIADFDVTEVMLRYFIEKARERKYPWSPRPRVVVCVPSGVTSVEKRAVFEATIQAGARQAFLIEEPMAAAIGADLPIEDPTGSMVVDIGGGTTEVAVISMGGIVVSQSIRTAGDEFDQTILEHVRDAYNLSIGERTAEDIKIKVGSAAPLAEELDVEVNGRDVMSGLPKTVRIESEEIRRALDRPLDEVTKAVKDALDVTPPDLASDLMYYGILLTGGGGMLRGLDQRLREETGVPVNVSPTALENVVTGCAKVLEANALSGGFVQSAGQ, from the coding sequence ATGTCTATCTTCGATTCGCTCTTCGGAGAATATGGCGGAGACCTAGCCATCGATTTGGGAACTGCAAATACTCTTGTTGCAGTTCGTGGTCAGGGTATTGTCATCAATGAGCCGTCGGTTGTTGCAATCGATAAAAGTGAGAGCCGCGTTCTGGCTGTTGGCGCTGATGCAAAGCGCATGATTGGTCGAACTCCTGGCTCCATCATTGCTGAGCGCCCTCTTAAAGATGGCGTCATTGCAGACTTTGATGTTACTGAGGTCATGCTCCGATACTTCATTGAGAAGGCACGTGAACGTAAATATCCTTGGTCACCGCGTCCACGTGTTGTCGTATGCGTTCCTTCTGGTGTTACTTCTGTTGAGAAACGCGCCGTTTTTGAAGCAACTATCCAGGCCGGTGCTCGCCAGGCATTTCTTATTGAAGAGCCTATGGCTGCAGCTATTGGCGCAGACCTTCCAATTGAGGACCCTACGGGCTCCATGGTTGTAGATATCGGTGGTGGTACCACCGAGGTCGCTGTTATCTCCATGGGCGGTATTGTTGTCTCGCAGTCCATCAGGACTGCAGGTGACGAGTTTGATCAGACTATTCTTGAGCATGTTCGTGATGCCTATAATCTCTCTATTGGCGAGCGTACTGCAGAAGACATCAAGATTAAGGTTGGCTCAGCAGCTCCTCTTGCAGAAGAGCTTGACGTTGAGGTAAACGGTCGTGACGTCATGAGTGGTCTTCCAAAGACGGTTCGCATCGAATCAGAAGAGATTCGTCGTGCACTTGATCGTCCCCTTGACGAGGTCACCAAGGCTGTTAAAGATGCTCTTGATGTGACTCCACCAGATCTTGCATCTGACCTTATGTACTACGGTATTTTGCTTACTGGTGGCGGCGGAATGCTTCGTGGTCTTGATCAGAGACTTCGTGAAGAGACTGGTGTTCCTGTCAACGTAAGCCCAACCGCGTTAGAAAATGTTGTTACCGGTTGTGCAAAGGTTCTTGAGGCTAATGCATTGTCCGGTGGATTTGTTCAGAGTGCAGGCCAATAA
- the mreC gene encoding rod shape-determining protein MreC, whose protein sequence is MPLSNQIQGASSGLGSNNNKHTGGRSFIILSLLSIVLLTVSARMGTAGPLEMVRGGFSTITMPFRMAGSAIAMPFQGIGNIFSNLTADQQTLSDLKAENEQLRSRNAELEETNQSTQRLQGLLDLKNNYNLQSTGARVISGSTDSFNNTIVIDKGTSSGLAVGMPVVDSGGVIGQIIECGSTTSTVRLITDEKSGVAAMVQSSRAQGMLMGSASRQITLNLINTNQKVAVGDTVVTSGLGGVFPKGLPLGKVTSVEAAPGSIYYTIVIEPYGNVSSNEEVMVITSLSEEQKATADDIAEADKQNTPTATDSDSKDKDSKDSSSSNSSSGSTSTTNSQQNATVAAPTSNTQHNSGRTD, encoded by the coding sequence ATGCCATTGTCTAATCAGATCCAGGGTGCTTCATCAGGCCTTGGATCTAACAATAATAAGCATACGGGCGGCCGTAGTTTTATTATTCTTTCGCTGCTTTCAATTGTTTTATTGACGGTAAGTGCTCGTATGGGTACAGCGGGACCGCTCGAGATGGTTCGAGGCGGATTCTCTACTATCACTATGCCTTTTAGGATGGCAGGTTCTGCTATTGCAATGCCATTTCAAGGTATTGGTAACATTTTTAGTAATTTAACTGCAGACCAGCAGACGCTTTCTGATCTTAAGGCAGAAAACGAGCAACTGCGTTCAAGAAATGCTGAGCTTGAAGAGACAAATCAGTCTACACAGCGCCTGCAAGGTCTTCTCGACCTCAAAAATAATTACAACCTGCAGTCTACAGGTGCTCGTGTTATCTCTGGTTCTACTGACTCGTTCAACAACACTATTGTTATAGACAAGGGAACCTCGTCTGGTTTGGCTGTTGGTATGCCTGTTGTTGATAGCGGTGGCGTTATAGGTCAGATTATTGAGTGTGGTTCTACAACCTCTACCGTCCGACTTATCACTGACGAGAAGAGCGGCGTGGCTGCTATGGTTCAAAGTAGCCGAGCTCAAGGCATGCTTATGGGTTCTGCTTCAAGGCAGATTACCCTCAACTTAATTAACACTAACCAGAAGGTTGCAGTAGGCGATACGGTAGTTACCAGTGGGCTTGGTGGTGTTTTCCCCAAGGGACTTCCTTTGGGTAAGGTTACTAGTGTTGAAGCTGCACCAGGGTCAATCTATTACACCATTGTTATTGAACCTTATGGAAACGTTAGCAGCAATGAGGAAGTAATGGTCATCACGTCTCTTTCTGAGGAGCAAAAAGCTACTGCAGATGATATTGCAGAGGCAGATAAGCAAAACACTCCAACGGCAACTGATTCAGACAGTAAGGATAAAGATTCAAAAGATAGTTCTTCATCGAATAGCTCTTCTGGTAGTACTTCTACAACAAACTCTCAGCAGAATGCAACGGTTGCTGCTCCAACGAGTAATACACAACATAACAGCGGTAGAACAGATTAA